One window of Deltaproteobacteria bacterium HGW-Deltaproteobacteria-4 genomic DNA carries:
- a CDS encoding MFS transporter, with the protein MLPPVSRSATLLVVCVAHFLMPFMMSAVGVALPAIGRDFAATALQLGLVETTYVLSSSIFLLAMGRLGDIHGRRRIFVYGIVVFTVGCGLLSQSWSIESLIVFRFLQGIGGSMIMATTMAIVVAVFPPEERGKALGIAVASVYAGISCGPFLGGILVTTWGWRSIFYLSVPLGLLTLLITSIKLRGEWADARGEPFDWKGGLVYAGAILLLIAGASNLNHGLGAFALMLSGMLGIVLFLYIESCTTYPLLNMVLLRDNRVFALSNLAALLNYAATFGVTFFFSLYLQYVKGMNAREAGLILIVQPLLQTLLSPLCGRLADRYPASKVATIGMALCALGLGLAASVDAATPLSLIMATLALLGTGFALFSSPNTSVIMGSVEPRYLGVASSLGASMRTLGMMTSMMIITVIFSIFMADAAVTEATLPQFLRSMQLALWIFCALCGIGMVFSAARLRPSLRKESGI; encoded by the coding sequence ATGCTGCCCCCTGTCTCCCGCTCCGCCACTCTCCTCGTCGTCTGCGTCGCCCACTTCCTCATGCCTTTCATGATGTCGGCGGTGGGGGTGGCCCTGCCCGCCATCGGTCGCGACTTCGCGGCGACGGCGTTGCAGCTCGGATTGGTCGAGACCACCTACGTCCTCTCTTCTTCAATCTTCCTCCTTGCCATGGGGCGGCTGGGCGATATCCACGGCCGGCGCCGTATCTTCGTTTACGGGATTGTTGTCTTCACCGTCGGCTGCGGCCTGCTGTCGCAGTCCTGGTCGATCGAATCCCTCATTGTCTTCCGTTTCCTGCAGGGGATCGGCGGTTCGATGATCATGGCGACGACCATGGCCATTGTTGTGGCGGTCTTCCCGCCGGAAGAACGCGGCAAGGCGCTTGGTATCGCCGTAGCCAGCGTTTATGCCGGTATCTCCTGCGGCCCATTCCTTGGCGGTATCCTCGTCACCACCTGGGGCTGGCGTTCGATCTTTTATCTCAGCGTCCCTTTGGGCCTCCTCACTCTGCTGATCACCAGCATCAAGTTGCGCGGCGAATGGGCCGACGCCCGCGGCGAACCCTTTGACTGGAAGGGGGGACTGGTCTACGCCGGCGCCATTTTGCTCTTGATCGCCGGTGCCTCCAACCTCAACCATGGGCTCGGGGCTTTTGCGCTGATGCTTTCCGGGATGCTCGGCATTGTCCTCTTTCTTTATATCGAGTCGTGCACCACGTATCCTCTCCTCAATATGGTCCTGCTGCGCGACAATCGCGTCTTTGCCCTCTCCAACTTGGCGGCGCTCCTCAATTATGCTGCCACCTTCGGTGTCACTTTCTTTTTCAGCCTTTATCTGCAATACGTCAAGGGGATGAACGCCCGTGAGGCCGGCTTGATTCTCATTGTCCAGCCGCTGCTGCAGACGCTCCTCTCTCCGTTGTGCGGGCGGCTGGCGGATCGTTATCCGGCATCAAAGGTCGCCACCATCGGCATGGCCCTCTGCGCCCTTGGCCTTGGCTTGGCCGCCAGCGTCGACGCCGCTACACCGCTCTCCTTAATCATGGCGACGCTGGCTCTGCTCGGGACAGGTTTTGCCCTCTTCTCTTCTCCCAATACCAGCGTTATCATGGGGAGTGTCGAGCCCCGCTATCTTGGCGTTGCTTCCAGTCTCGGAGCGAGCATGCGTACCCTGGGGATGATGACGAGCATGATGATTATTACCGTGATCTTTTCGATCTTTATGGCCGATGCCGCGGTGACGGAAGCGACCCTGCCGCAATTTCTGCGCAGTATGCAGCTGGCGCTCTGGATCTTTTGCGCTCTCTGCGGTATCGGCATGGTCTTTTCGGCGGCGCGGTTGCGGCCGTCTTTGAGGAAGGAAAGTGGAATT